A stretch of the Zeugodacus cucurbitae isolate PBARC_wt_2022May chromosome 6, idZeuCucr1.2, whole genome shotgun sequence genome encodes the following:
- the Rabep1_0 gene encoding trehalase isoform X2 — MIVMKSVISSRFIPISALVILNLCVRTSFGRGICCNSIQKRLYNDGEPASCQIYCHGPLLHTVQMAHLFKDSKTFVDMKLKNRPEKTMEEFNEFMQKHNNTPSEEEIRDFVDTHFEERGKEFEPWTPNDWKENPEFLNAINDPDLKQWGADLNGIWKELGRKMIEDVHKNPEYYSIIPVDHPVIVPGGRFIEFYYWDSYWIIRGLLYSEMYETARGMIENLLSIVQRFGFIPNGGRVYYSGRSQPPLLTAMVKSYVDFKKDYSLALEALDTLEHEFEYWMNNHTVQVKGYDVAIYKDSSSGPRPESYREDIITSTAFRTDEDKEQHYSELKAGAESGMDFSSRWFINEAGTSDGNLTDLKTRSIVPVELNAILHWNAKLIAEFHDKAGNKAKSTEYELKAAKILEAIQAIHWNNDVGVWLDYDMINQKPRNYFVPTNLAPLWTGAFNTTDSKRISASVLKYIDNLKLDTYPGGVPNTLASTGEQWDFPNVWPPMQYLLVIGLENLGTPEAKKLSERWGHRWVKSNFEAYKQTQAMFEKYDALHFGGHGGGGEYEVQKGFGWSNGVIVEFLTKYGGDLSLSNSAVSTVSVNTVFSLTVAALIALFGTKLGQTLW; from the exons ATGATAGTGATGAAAAGTGTTATAAGCTCGCGCTTTATACCAATTAGTGCGCTTGTCATACTAAATCTATGTGTTCGCACGAGCTTTGGTCGTGGAATCTGCTGTAATTCGATACAGAAACGACTCTACAATGATGGCGAGCCGGCCTCTTG CCAAATCTATTGCCATGGACCACTGTTGCACACCGTACAAATGGCGCACCTTTTCAAGGACTCAAAAACGTTTGTCGACATGAAGCTAAAGAATCGACCAGAGAAAACCATGGAGGAATTCAACGAGTTCATGCAGAAACACAACAATACACCATCCGAGGAGGAGATACGTGATTTCGTAGAT ACACATTTCGAGGAGCGCGGTAAAGAATTTGAACCCTGGACGCCAAACGACTGGAAGGAAAATCCGGAATTCTTGAATGCCATCAACGATCCTGATCTCAAACAATGGGGAGCCGATTTGAATGGCATTTGGAAGGAGTTGGGACGCAAAATGATCGAAGACGTACACAAGAATCCAGAATACTATTCGATAATACCTGTTGATCATCCCGTCATCGTGCCGGGTGGACGTTTCATCGAATTTTACTATTGGGATTCTTATTGGATTATTCGCGGTCTATTGTATTCGGAAATGTATGAAACAGCACGTGGCATGATCGAAAACTTATTATCCATTGTACAACGTTTCGGTTTCATACCGAACGGTGGTCGCGTTTACTACTCGGGTCGCTCACAGCCTCCACTATTGACAGCTATGGTCAAGTCTTATGTTGATTTCAAAAAAGATTACAGTCTCGCCTTGGAAGCTTTGGACACTTTGGAACATGAATTTGAATATTGGATGAATAATCACACTGTACAGGTGAAGGGTTATGATGTTGCCATCTACAAAGATAGTTCGAGCGGTCCACGGCCAGAATCTTATCGTGAAGATATTATCACATCGACAGCTTTCCGTACCGATGAAGATAAGGAACAACACTATTCCGAGTTGAAGGCCGGTGCCGAATCGGGTATGGACTTCAGTTCACGTTGGTTCATCAATGAGGCTGGCACAAGCGATGGTAATCTTACCGATTTAAAGACACGTTCAATTGTACCCGTCGAACTTAATGCCATACTGCACTGGAATGCAAAACTGATTGCGGAATTCCATGACAAAGCAggaaacaaagcaaaaagcactGAATATGAATTGAAGGCGGCAAAGATATTAGAG GCTATCCAAGCTATACACTGGAATAATGATGTCGGAGTTTGGCTGGACTACGACATGATCAATCAAAAACCACGCAATTACTTTGTACCAACCAATCTGGCACCACTCTGGACGGGCGCATTTAATACCACCGACTCCAAGAGAATCTCAGCATCTGTACTAAAATACATTGATAACTTGAAATTGGACACCTACCCCGGTGGCGTGCCAAATACGCTTGCGTCAACAGGTGAACAATGGGACTTCCCTAATGTGTGGCCACCAATGCAATATCTGCTCGTTATCGGTTTGGAGAACTTGGGCACGCCGGAGGCAAAGAAACTATCGGAACGATGGGGACATCGTTGGGTTAAATCGAATTTCGAGGCTTACAAACAGACGCAGGCGATGTTTGAAAAG TACGATGCATTACACTTTGGCGGTCATGGTGGCGGCGGCGAGTATGAGGTGCAGAAGGGCTTTGGCTGGAGCAATGGCGTTATTGTTGAGTTTCTCACAAAATATGGTGGCGACTTGTCACTGTCGAATAGTGCGGTATCAACAG TTTCGGTTAATACCGTTTTCAGTTTGACTGTTGCAGCGCTAATCGCTTTGTTCGGCACAAAGCTGGGTCAAACGCTGTGGTGA
- the Rabep1_0 gene encoding trehalase isoform X1 — MKNEGATEDAQFQIYCHGPLLHTVQMAHLFKDSKTFVDMKLKNRPEKTMEEFNEFMQKHNNTPSEEEIRDFVDTHFEERGKEFEPWTPNDWKENPEFLNAINDPDLKQWGADLNGIWKELGRKMIEDVHKNPEYYSIIPVDHPVIVPGGRFIEFYYWDSYWIIRGLLYSEMYETARGMIENLLSIVQRFGFIPNGGRVYYSGRSQPPLLTAMVKSYVDFKKDYSLALEALDTLEHEFEYWMNNHTVQVKGYDVAIYKDSSSGPRPESYREDIITSTAFRTDEDKEQHYSELKAGAESGMDFSSRWFINEAGTSDGNLTDLKTRSIVPVELNAILHWNAKLIAEFHDKAGNKAKSTEYELKAAKILEAIQAIHWNNDVGVWLDYDMINQKPRNYFVPTNLAPLWTGAFNTTDSKRISASVLKYIDNLKLDTYPGGVPNTLASTGEQWDFPNVWPPMQYLLVIGLENLGTPEAKKLSERWGHRWVKSNFEAYKQTQAMFEKYDALHFGGHGGGGEYEVQKGFGWSNGVIVEFLTKYGGDLSLSNSAVSTVSVNTVFSLTVAALIALFGTKLGQTLW, encoded by the exons CGCCACCGAAGATGCCCAATT CCAAATCTATTGCCATGGACCACTGTTGCACACCGTACAAATGGCGCACCTTTTCAAGGACTCAAAAACGTTTGTCGACATGAAGCTAAAGAATCGACCAGAGAAAACCATGGAGGAATTCAACGAGTTCATGCAGAAACACAACAATACACCATCCGAGGAGGAGATACGTGATTTCGTAGAT ACACATTTCGAGGAGCGCGGTAAAGAATTTGAACCCTGGACGCCAAACGACTGGAAGGAAAATCCGGAATTCTTGAATGCCATCAACGATCCTGATCTCAAACAATGGGGAGCCGATTTGAATGGCATTTGGAAGGAGTTGGGACGCAAAATGATCGAAGACGTACACAAGAATCCAGAATACTATTCGATAATACCTGTTGATCATCCCGTCATCGTGCCGGGTGGACGTTTCATCGAATTTTACTATTGGGATTCTTATTGGATTATTCGCGGTCTATTGTATTCGGAAATGTATGAAACAGCACGTGGCATGATCGAAAACTTATTATCCATTGTACAACGTTTCGGTTTCATACCGAACGGTGGTCGCGTTTACTACTCGGGTCGCTCACAGCCTCCACTATTGACAGCTATGGTCAAGTCTTATGTTGATTTCAAAAAAGATTACAGTCTCGCCTTGGAAGCTTTGGACACTTTGGAACATGAATTTGAATATTGGATGAATAATCACACTGTACAGGTGAAGGGTTATGATGTTGCCATCTACAAAGATAGTTCGAGCGGTCCACGGCCAGAATCTTATCGTGAAGATATTATCACATCGACAGCTTTCCGTACCGATGAAGATAAGGAACAACACTATTCCGAGTTGAAGGCCGGTGCCGAATCGGGTATGGACTTCAGTTCACGTTGGTTCATCAATGAGGCTGGCACAAGCGATGGTAATCTTACCGATTTAAAGACACGTTCAATTGTACCCGTCGAACTTAATGCCATACTGCACTGGAATGCAAAACTGATTGCGGAATTCCATGACAAAGCAggaaacaaagcaaaaagcactGAATATGAATTGAAGGCGGCAAAGATATTAGAG GCTATCCAAGCTATACACTGGAATAATGATGTCGGAGTTTGGCTGGACTACGACATGATCAATCAAAAACCACGCAATTACTTTGTACCAACCAATCTGGCACCACTCTGGACGGGCGCATTTAATACCACCGACTCCAAGAGAATCTCAGCATCTGTACTAAAATACATTGATAACTTGAAATTGGACACCTACCCCGGTGGCGTGCCAAATACGCTTGCGTCAACAGGTGAACAATGGGACTTCCCTAATGTGTGGCCACCAATGCAATATCTGCTCGTTATCGGTTTGGAGAACTTGGGCACGCCGGAGGCAAAGAAACTATCGGAACGATGGGGACATCGTTGGGTTAAATCGAATTTCGAGGCTTACAAACAGACGCAGGCGATGTTTGAAAAG TACGATGCATTACACTTTGGCGGTCATGGTGGCGGCGGCGAGTATGAGGTGCAGAAGGGCTTTGGCTGGAGCAATGGCGTTATTGTTGAGTTTCTCACAAAATATGGTGGCGACTTGTCACTGTCGAATAGTGCGGTATCAACAG TTTCGGTTAATACCGTTTTCAGTTTGACTGTTGCAGCGCTAATCGCTTTGTTCGGCACAAAGCTGGGTCAAACGCTGTGGTGA
- the LOC105215975 gene encoding rab GTPase-binding effector protein 1 isoform X1, whose translation MEAKESSTSDPTDAAAAGNDENLQQLVENLREEKRKIQNEFNAQRAKMKELYLQKETELNKCHADRKLLQRELDEMKSQFVVADLKSENELHVKELKAQEEISSLQQLVQDTIEESTILKAELERMKEENSKLWQENREYRDHVQQQPAETTSLAPQQMLSHVKKTLRKLGGDTTGSIIGNSLSQSDGIDESSKSKSGKKDYAQEDAEVLRSIVVQLQEEMEALKEKLRETDDKLRNRESSAITNAITHENDAPKDDVTINKSTSIDINTITCDACIQYEKRLQELQAKSADDQATIAAMQKAIAASREDLQKEAALRKDLEDQWQERREAHKTEVQKLREQVKSNEEQLLELQQRFLDTKEEVMRQLQRVTDERERVNKQLETLQADNDFLSGSYLASSLEIESQVINLPNTVEELQELILQQQNDLIQARVNSEHQRKQCVTSLDEIQILRDQLEKSNNERLAYKKKMQTDNKSLQDRLTEHLLTIQTYETAKTTLERKEAELNRQISRFRVEVIELQDTIEKLTKLNADYKTKIKILQEDLATSEQVQKDFVKLSQNLQMSLEKLRKSDTEVRWQEDEDVDNCPTCNTYFTVTVRKIHCRHCGHIYCEKCLTKTVPSGPRKKIVRVCDICHTLLTPNTAPYFSQEPVAAN comes from the exons ATGGAAGCAAAAGAAAGTAGTACCTCTGATCCTACAGATGCGGCGGCAGCAGGAAACGACG AAAATTTGCAACAGCTTGTCGAAAATCTACGGGAggagaaaagaaaaatacaaaatgaatttaACGCCCAAAGAGCAAAAATGAAGGAGCTCTATTTACAAAAGGAGACCGAACTAAATAAATGTCATGCCGACCGTAAACTATTGCAGCGTGAACTGGATGAAATGAAGTCTCAATTCGTGGTCGCGGATTTAAAGTCTGAAAATGAATTGCATGTAAAGGAGCTCAAAGCGCAAGAGGAAATATCCTCGTTGCAGCAACTGGTGCAAg ataCGATTGAAGAGTCGACAATTTTAAAGGCAGAGTTAGAACGCATGAAAGAAGAAAATAGCAAACTTTGGCAGGAAAATCGCGAATACCGCGaccatgtacaacaacaacctgCAGAAACTACGAGTTTGGCACCGCAGCAAATGTTGAGTCACGTAAAAAAGACTTTAAGGAAACTCGGCGGTGATACTACCGGCAGCATAATAGGAAATAGTTTAAGTCAATCAGACGGTATTGATGAAAGTAGCAAGTCTAAAAGTGGCAAAAAAGACTAC GCGCAAGAAGATGCTGAAGTTTTACGTTCAATTGTGGTGCAGTTGCAAGAGGAAATGGAAGCATTGAAGGAAAAATTACGTGAAACAGATGACAAATTAAGAAATCGAGAAAGTAGCGCAATAACTAATGCCATAACGCATGAGAATGATGCGCCAAAGGATGATGTAACCATTAACAAATCCACTTCCATAGATATCAACACTATAACGTGCGATGCCTGTATACAATACGAAAAACGACTGCAAGAATTGCAAGCGAAAAGCGCTGATGACCAAGCTACAATTGCTGCTATGCAAAAGGCAATTGCCGCCTCGCGTGAAGACCTACAAAAGGAAGCTGCATTGCGTAAAGATTTGGAAGATCAATGGCAAGAGCGGCGTGAGGCTCACAAAACAGAAGTACAAAAATTACGTGAACAGGTAAAATCAAACGAAGAACAATTGCTAGAGTTACAGCAAAGGTTTCTCGACACCAAGGAAGAGGTTATGCGCCAGCTGCAACGTGTCACCGACGAACGTGAACGCGTTAACAAACAACTTGAAACCTTGCAGGCAGATAATGACTTTCTATCAGGTAGTTATTTAGCATCTTCTCTGGAGATCGAGAGTCAAGTGATAAATTTGCCCAACACAGTTGAAGAGTTGCAAGAATTGATATTGCAACAGCAAAACGATCTTATACAGGCGCGTGTGAATAGTGAACATCAGCGCAAACAATGTGTTACCTCGCTGgatgaaatacaaattttgcgCGATCAATTGGAAAAAAGTAATAATGAGCGTTTGGCATACAAGAAGAAGATGCAAACCGACAACAAATCGTTGCA GGATCGTTTAACCGAACATCTGCTAACCATTCAAACCTATGAAACGGCCAAGACGACGTTAGAACGTAAAGAAGCCGAACTGAATAGACAGATATCAAGATTTCGCGTTGAGGTCATCGAATTGCAGGACAccatt gAAAAGTTAACCAAACTGAATGCAGATTATAAGACAAAAATCAAGATACTACAAGAGGATTTAGCCACTAGCGAGCAAGTGCAGAAGGATTTCGTGAAATTATCACAAAACTTACAG aTGTCCTTGGAGAAGCTACGCAAATCCGATACAGAAGTGCGTTGGCAAGAGGACGAAGATGTCGATAATTGTCCAACATGCAACACCTATTTCACGGTGACTGTGCGTAAAATCCATTGTCGCCATTGTGGTCACATCTACTGTGAGAAATGTCTGACGAAGACGGTGCCGTCGGGTCCGCGCAAAAAGATTGTACGTGTCTGTGATATTTGCCATACACTGTTAACACCAAATACAGCGCCCTACTTTAGTCAGGAACCGGTGGCCGCTAACTGA
- the LOC105215975 gene encoding rab GTPase-binding effector protein 1 isoform X2 yields MEAKESSTSDPTDAAAAGNDENLQQLVENLREEKRKIQNEFNAQRAKMKELYLQKETELNKCHADRKLLQRELDEMKSQFVVADLKSENELHVKELKAQEEISSLQQLVQDTIEESTILKAELERMKEENSKLWQENREYRDHVQQQPAETTSLAPQQMLSHVKKTLRKLGGDTTGSIIGNSLSQSDGIDESSKSKSGKKDYAQEDAEVLRSIVVQLQEEMEALKEKLRETDDKLRNRESSAITNAITHENDAPKDDVTINKSTSIDINTITCDACIQYEKRLQELQAKSADDQATIAAMQKAIAASREDLQKEAALRKDLEDQWQERREAHKTEVQKLREQVKSNEEQLLELQQRFLDTKEEVMRQLQRVTDERERVNKQLETLQADNDFLSVEELQELILQQQNDLIQARVNSEHQRKQCVTSLDEIQILRDQLEKSNNERLAYKKKMQTDNKSLQDRLTEHLLTIQTYETAKTTLERKEAELNRQISRFRVEVIELQDTIEKLTKLNADYKTKIKILQEDLATSEQVQKDFVKLSQNLQMSLEKLRKSDTEVRWQEDEDVDNCPTCNTYFTVTVRKIHCRHCGHIYCEKCLTKTVPSGPRKKIVRVCDICHTLLTPNTAPYFSQEPVAAN; encoded by the exons ATGGAAGCAAAAGAAAGTAGTACCTCTGATCCTACAGATGCGGCGGCAGCAGGAAACGACG AAAATTTGCAACAGCTTGTCGAAAATCTACGGGAggagaaaagaaaaatacaaaatgaatttaACGCCCAAAGAGCAAAAATGAAGGAGCTCTATTTACAAAAGGAGACCGAACTAAATAAATGTCATGCCGACCGTAAACTATTGCAGCGTGAACTGGATGAAATGAAGTCTCAATTCGTGGTCGCGGATTTAAAGTCTGAAAATGAATTGCATGTAAAGGAGCTCAAAGCGCAAGAGGAAATATCCTCGTTGCAGCAACTGGTGCAAg ataCGATTGAAGAGTCGACAATTTTAAAGGCAGAGTTAGAACGCATGAAAGAAGAAAATAGCAAACTTTGGCAGGAAAATCGCGAATACCGCGaccatgtacaacaacaacctgCAGAAACTACGAGTTTGGCACCGCAGCAAATGTTGAGTCACGTAAAAAAGACTTTAAGGAAACTCGGCGGTGATACTACCGGCAGCATAATAGGAAATAGTTTAAGTCAATCAGACGGTATTGATGAAAGTAGCAAGTCTAAAAGTGGCAAAAAAGACTAC GCGCAAGAAGATGCTGAAGTTTTACGTTCAATTGTGGTGCAGTTGCAAGAGGAAATGGAAGCATTGAAGGAAAAATTACGTGAAACAGATGACAAATTAAGAAATCGAGAAAGTAGCGCAATAACTAATGCCATAACGCATGAGAATGATGCGCCAAAGGATGATGTAACCATTAACAAATCCACTTCCATAGATATCAACACTATAACGTGCGATGCCTGTATACAATACGAAAAACGACTGCAAGAATTGCAAGCGAAAAGCGCTGATGACCAAGCTACAATTGCTGCTATGCAAAAGGCAATTGCCGCCTCGCGTGAAGACCTACAAAAGGAAGCTGCATTGCGTAAAGATTTGGAAGATCAATGGCAAGAGCGGCGTGAGGCTCACAAAACAGAAGTACAAAAATTACGTGAACAGGTAAAATCAAACGAAGAACAATTGCTAGAGTTACAGCAAAGGTTTCTCGACACCAAGGAAGAGGTTATGCGCCAGCTGCAACGTGTCACCGACGAACGTGAACGCGTTAACAAACAACTTGAAACCTTGCAGGCAGATAATGACTTTCTATCAG TTGAAGAGTTGCAAGAATTGATATTGCAACAGCAAAACGATCTTATACAGGCGCGTGTGAATAGTGAACATCAGCGCAAACAATGTGTTACCTCGCTGgatgaaatacaaattttgcgCGATCAATTGGAAAAAAGTAATAATGAGCGTTTGGCATACAAGAAGAAGATGCAAACCGACAACAAATCGTTGCA GGATCGTTTAACCGAACATCTGCTAACCATTCAAACCTATGAAACGGCCAAGACGACGTTAGAACGTAAAGAAGCCGAACTGAATAGACAGATATCAAGATTTCGCGTTGAGGTCATCGAATTGCAGGACAccatt gAAAAGTTAACCAAACTGAATGCAGATTATAAGACAAAAATCAAGATACTACAAGAGGATTTAGCCACTAGCGAGCAAGTGCAGAAGGATTTCGTGAAATTATCACAAAACTTACAG aTGTCCTTGGAGAAGCTACGCAAATCCGATACAGAAGTGCGTTGGCAAGAGGACGAAGATGTCGATAATTGTCCAACATGCAACACCTATTTCACGGTGACTGTGCGTAAAATCCATTGTCGCCATTGTGGTCACATCTACTGTGAGAAATGTCTGACGAAGACGGTGCCGTCGGGTCCGCGCAAAAAGATTGTACGTGTCTGTGATATTTGCCATACACTGTTAACACCAAATACAGCGCCCTACTTTAGTCAGGAACCGGTGGCCGCTAACTGA